The nucleotide sequence TATGGTCTCCAAAACAAAATCCCCATCTTCAAATCACAGTTTGTTCATCCCCGTCTTATCCTCTTTTCATCGTTTTGTTCTCAGACAaagagagaaacagagagaaCTCATGTCGTGAGTGATGTCTCTTGAACAATGCAACAAGAAgctctctctttcctctcctccACTCTCCCTCCCCGTAACCACCACCATCTCTTTCCTCCGTTCTCTCGCCTCCGCCTCCACAACTTCCCCTCTCTCTCCTTCAAACCAAACTCATCGCCGTCATCAATCTTCTTCCCTCCCAACCCTCCAGACTCCCTCTCCTCCGCACCTTCCGCCGCCGGAGCCCTAGAATCCGACATCCACGAGAAGCTCCTCTACCTCGACACCCTCGGCATCGACTTCCTCACCCTCCTCAACCGCCACCCTCCCCTCCTCTCCTCCCCCCTCTCCGCCGTCAAATCCGTCGTCGACTACATGACCACCCCGCCGATCAACTTCTCCCTCCCGGACCTCCGCCGCCTCGTCTCCATGTGCCCGGAGCTTCTCACCTCCCCTCTCACCTCCCACACGATCCCCGtcatcaccttcctcctccGCGAAGTCGGCGTCGACTCCACCTTCGACCTCCGGCAAGCCCTCCGCCGCCGTCCCCGTCTCCTCGCCTGCAGCGTCGACCTCCAGCTGAGGCCCACGCTCTACTTCCTCCGCGGGATCGGAATCCTCGAGCCGCGGAGACACACTTACCTCCTCTCCTGCAGCGTCGAGGGCAAGCTCCTCCCGAGGATCGAGTTCTTCGAGAGGCTCGGGTTCTCGCGGCGGAGCGCCGCCGCGATGTTCAAGAGGTTCCCGCAGCTGTTTAACTACAGCATCGGTGAGAACTACGAGCCGAAGCTGAACTACTTGATGGGGGAGATGGGGAGAGACGTGAGGGAGGTTCTCGAGTTTCCTCAGTATTTCTCGTTCAGCTTGGAGAACCGGATTAAACCGAGACACGTGGCGTGCGCGGGGAGAGGGGTGAGGCTGCCGTTGGCGGTTATGTTGAAGACGAAGGAAGATGGGTTTCGGGATGCGTTGGAGGTATGTTGTGATTCTTCTCCGCCATTGAAGACCTCTCGACTTTGTTGTGTACAGAAAGATTCttgatttttagagtttttgcaAAGTGGTGAGAAGTCTCTTTGTTCTGTTTGGTTTATAATGGTCTGGAGAAACTCTTTTTAATTGATgggtttgtttttaattttaggtACAGTTTGTGTTGAATGATTCCGAAGAACTCAAAAGAATGAAGAAACCGTTAGTCTCTGCCTACATtttgagagagaaaggaagGTAGTTTCTTGATAGGAGAAGGAATGTTCATTTACAATGTGGATTGTATTGGTAGTTCAGTGGAATGAAATGAAATGTTCAGCCAAGTGGATGCAACCACTTAAGAGTTCTAGAATTGGAGGCAGGAAGGTATGATTATGTACTGGTTAACCGGACAATTGAGTTAAATCTTGAGGATCTAGAGCTTTTTAAGTCCTTGAATCTTTGCCATTGGTCTAAATCTGAATCTCTGTTTTACATGTTTTCACTCTTCGTTGGGCCATTTGGTTTCTCTGATGTATGTTTGAGAGGTATACTCCAAATGGGCTTAAACATGTGCTAGTGACAAGTAACACGAAACCAAGCGGTACCTAACACACTCCTATAAGTGGAATTGTAATGATATCTCTTCTCAGTCCTTCACATTGAATTGGGAAAGATTAGATTATAATTATCTTTTCAAGTAACAAAATAATCAACACTTCTGTACTACGCTTCTGTAGCCAGTTTCCACTGCcacacacaacaacaacaacaaccactaatcaacaattaaaaaaaaattcaaaaccagTGGGAGGCtgtgtttaataaaatattaatatatgctCTAACGGAAACAGCAGCACATGTATTATAGAACACAAATCCCATCTCAATCAAATCTCTTGCAGAAATCTGGTTACCGACTACCTTTGAATAATTCTcaagattcaaaaaaaaaaacgaagttCTTAGATCAAAATCAAATATCAGCTTCATTCACCcttcaaccaaaaaaataattaattacaaaaagaaaagaagtggGGTCAATcagaaacaaatataaaagtaaaggggcacaaatagaaacaaaattaaTCTCGCTGTAGGCAGAGGCTTCTTCCCTCCACATCTATCCCAACATAAACTTCCCTCGTTTTCTGCTCTCTCTCACTTTTTCCTTCTTCTCCCTCCTCTTCTCTCACTAAAACCCTTCTCTCTCCTCCCTTCTCTAACCGTCCCTCTTCTCCCCGCCGAGATCTTCCCATCGAACTCCGATCCATGTCCGGCGGCGCACGATCCTCTCCGGGACCATCTCAGCCGCCGCCGCCGCACCATCCGCCGTCATCTCCCTCTCCGTCGTCGTCTCTTCCCGTCGTGCCACCAATACGTCGGAACTTAGCGTTCGCCTCAACGAAACCGCCGTTCAGTCCCTCGGATTACCACCGATTCGCCCCTTCGCACCTCACTGACAACGATAAAAGCCTCGTGAACGTCTGCGAGCTCGTAGATCGGGAAGATGACGACGTCGTGGTTCATAGATCTCCCGTGAGTCCCCCCCTCGGGCTCGAGCGATTGCTCGATCTTCGATTTTACCAATCGCAATTAGAAATTACGCTCTCTGAAAATGATTCTCAGTCTGATTGAGATGCTCATCAGCGTCAGATTATTTTCGATTTTCGTCAGAATCGTAGCTTCGCGATGGTACATTAGGCGCACAATCTAATTGAACGCGAATCTTGAATTTGTGAAATTGAAACTCAATTGATgctctctccttcttcacttATCAGTGAATTTGAGTCTACTTATCCTATATAAGTATTCTCTCGCATAGTGTTGTTTATCATAGGCAAATTAGTATCAAAGTAATGTATAATTTGTTCCAAGTTGATTGTGAAAAGAACTTTATGTTGGAGAGTATAGAGAATTGTATGAGTAGATGATTTGAAAACCTTATGTATAACATCTCTTCTATAAATAGCCGAAAatatagcattcctctattttagaggaacaAGTTGGAGTAAAATAGAGATGCGTTGGAGATGCTCACAGCCGCCGTCATTTCGCCATCTCTTTCATATATGTATCCTATATAAGTACTCACATAGTTAGCATAGGCTAATTAGTATCAAAGTGATGGTTCATGACGCTTGGCTTGTATAATTGTTCCCATTGTTGTGATAAACTTTCTGTTAGAAGTATAGACAATCAGAATTGTATACGTAGAGGCTTTGAAACCTTTTGTATGATATCTCCTTGCATATTTATTGGGGATGGACCAACCTCTTTCAAGTTGATAACAATTAGAATATCTTGCAGTCACGGAAGAGAAAGACCACAACGGATGTGGTTGCTGCTACATCTGATAGTAATGGACTCACGAGTTCTGGTTTCAGTACATTATCCAACAGTCCATGTAAGACTCCTGTTTCAGCTAAAGGAGGCAGAGTCAACACCAAGTCAAAGGCCAAAGGAAGTCAGTCAATTCCCCAAACACCCATCTCCAATGCTGGTAAGAAGAAACAAGCTCTTATCCTTTTGGCttgctctatatatatatatgttttttttcatgCCTAGAGCAACAAGATGGTCAAAgagctgaatttttttttcctgataaAGTTGTAGGTTCTCCTGCCACACTAACTCCTTCTGGAAGTTGTCGCTATGACAGTGCTTTAGGTAATTAACAACTCTTTATATATGTTTGTAACGTTTGATACATGTCGTGGTGTATCTGAAGATGCTGACACAAACCTGTTCAGGTCTCCTTACAAGGAAGTTCGTGAATCTAATCAAACAAGCGAAAGATGGAATGCTGGACCTAAACAAAGCTGCAGAAACATTGGAGGTTCAGAAACGACGTATATATGATATTACGAACGTTTTGGAGGGGATTGATCTCATTGAAAAGCCTTTCAAGAATCAAATACTTTGGAAGTGAGGAGGatttaatgatattaatatatgctTATGCAGTTCAAATCATGTGTTTCTTCATATCTGCTTCTTTTGGGATACTCCTTGAACCATTTAAATACATGTTAACTCACTTGTGGATCAATAAACTTGACCAGGGGACTTGATACTTCAGGGCCTGGCGATGTGGATGCTGACGTATCTGTCTTACAGGTGCGCTGAAACACCATGCACTTAATAAAGTTATTGTGCTTGTAAAACTGAAATAGCATGCACTTAGAATATGATCTTGTTTCTCCTTGCAGGCAGAAATTGAAAACTTTTCTCTTGAGGAGCAGGCGCTAGATAACGAAATCAGGTTTAATAGCATTCATATTGAGAGTTTTGGGATGTTGGAGGTTCATCTATTCAACCAATGCTGAcgtttaataactttttttgcAGAGAAACGGAGGAAAGACTAAGAGAACTGAGCGAAAATGAAAAGAACCAGAAGTATAAATCTCAGTCTATCTATCACCTTCTAGTCTAGTTTTTCCTTGCAGTGAGATGGTGCTATTCTAATGATGGACACTTAACCAATCTATTCCCAATGTTCAGATGGCTTTTTGTAACTGAAGAGGACATCAAGAGTTTGCCGGGTTTCCAGGTCTGTCATTTAGTCCTTAGGAATTTTATCAAATCGATTGAATGTATGTGTTATATGTCGATCTTAAGACTTTCTTGTTCACTTATATCTTAACTCTCACGTTCATGCACCCGCAGAATCAGACTCTGATAGCCGTCAAAGCTCCTCATGGCACAACTTTGGAAGTCCCTGATCCAGATGAGGTTAGTCTCTGCCAGCAACTTAGGAAGACATATCGCTAGATGCAAAAACGTTAAATGATAATATGTTTCTTATCTACACGACAGGCGGTTGACATCCCTCAAAGGCGATACAGGATCATTCTTAGAAGTACAATGGGACCTATTGACGTATACCTTGTCAGGTATTTATTCCTTGTATCTTTTACTTATGTACATATGTGAAAGAAATGTTATTAACATGAATTGAATGATAGAAGAAATGTCATAACATGTTTTACTTTGACATCTTATTCAGTGAATTTGAGAAGAAGTTTGAAGACACAAATGGGACAGCtacaccaccaccaccagcaTGCTTGCCTATTGCTTCTTGCTCGGGATCTTCAGAAAACCATGAGATAGAAGCCTTAACTGTTGATAATAAAGGAACTGCCAATGAGCATCAGGCGTCTCAAGATCATGCACATGCTCAACCCGGCGATACCTCTGATCTTAATCATTTACAGGAGCAAGTAGGAGGAATGCTCAAGATTACTCCCTCTGACGTCGAAGTAAGCCGTCTTGGGATATACTCGCAAAAACTATATGAAGCTTTACCTTCTGATGATGTGGTCTAATGTTTTGCAGAATGATGATACGGATTACTGGCTTCTCTCCAATGCAGATATTAGCATGACGGATATTTGGAAAACAGACTGTATCCTTTGATATATCAAAACTTTTACTACGCTCGTATAGCTCTCTTCAATGTGTTATATGCTAATCCTTAACTCATGCTAAAGCTGGTATCGATTGGGATTATGAAATAGCTGATGTGAGTACTCCACCACCGGTAATGGGTGAAATAGCTCCAACCGGTATTGACTCAACCCCGAGATGA is from Brassica napus cultivar Da-Ae chromosome A4, Da-Ae, whole genome shotgun sequence and encodes:
- the LOC106391445 gene encoding transcription termination factor MTEF1, chloroplastic isoform X2: MQQEALSFLSSTLPPRNHHHLFPPFSRLRLHNFPSLSFKPNSSPSSIFFPPNPPDSLSSAPSAAGALESDIHEKLLYLDTLGIDFLTLLNRHPPLLSSPLSAVKSVVDYMTTPPINFSLPDLRRLVSMCPELLTSPLTSHTIPVITFLLREVGVDSTFDLRQALRRRPRLLACSVDLQLRPTLYFLRGIGILEPRRHTYLLSCSVEGKLLPRIEFFERLGFSRRSAAAMFKRFPQLFNYSIGENYEPKLNYLMGEMGRDVREVLEFPQYFSFSLENRIKPRHVACAGRGVRLPLAVMLKTKEDGFRDALEVCCDSSPPLKTSRLCCVQKDS
- the LOC111215205 gene encoding transcription factor E2FA-like, coding for MSGGARSSPGPSQPPPPHHPPSSPSPSSSLPVVPPIRRNLAFASTKPPFSPSDYHRFAPSHLTDNDKSLVNVCELVDREDDDVVVHRSPSRKRKTTTDVVAATSDSNGLTSSGFSTLSNSPCKTPVSAKGGRVNTKSKAKGSQSIPQTPISNAVVGSPATLTPSGSCRYDSALGLLTRKFVNLIKQAKDGMLDLNKAAETLEVQKRRIYDITNVLEGIDLIEKPFKNQILWKGLDTSGPGDVDADVSVLQAEIENFSLEEQALDNEIRETEERLRELSENEKNQKWLFVTEEDIKSLPGFQNQTLIAVKAPHGTTLEVPDPDEAVDIPQRRYRIILRSTMGPIDVYLVSEFEKKFEDTNGTATPPPPACLPIASCSGSSENHEIEALTVDNKGTANEHQASQDHAHAQPGDTSDLNHLQEQVGGMLKITPSDVENDDTDYWLLSNADISMTDIWKTDSGIDWDYEIADVSTPPPVMGEIAPTGIDSTPR
- the LOC106391445 gene encoding transcription termination factor MTEF1, chloroplastic isoform X1, producing MQQEALSFLSSTLPPRNHHHLFPPFSRLRLHNFPSLSFKPNSSPSSIFFPPNPPDSLSSAPSAAGALESDIHEKLLYLDTLGIDFLTLLNRHPPLLSSPLSAVKSVVDYMTTPPINFSLPDLRRLVSMCPELLTSPLTSHTIPVITFLLREVGVDSTFDLRQALRRRPRLLACSVDLQLRPTLYFLRGIGILEPRRHTYLLSCSVEGKLLPRIEFFERLGFSRRSAAAMFKRFPQLFNYSIGENYEPKLNYLMGEMGRDVREVLEFPQYFSFSLENRIKPRHVACAGRGVRLPLAVMLKTKEDGFRDALEVQFVLNDSEELKRMKKPLVSAYILREKGR